In Flavobacterium piscisymbiosum, the sequence CATCCCACAAGTAGTGATCACTTAAACCAAAACAAACATCTGTGATATTTTTGGCTTCAAATTTCCAAACATTCCATTCGTTTTGTTTCGTTACAACGCCACTTTTCATTTCCTGTTCATTGGCAATGTGCAAAACTTCATCTATTGTGTATGATTTTTTTAAACGTGAAGCAAATTCAGGCTGCAAAACCTCGTCCGGATTTAATAAATCACCCGTGCCATAAACCACATAATTTTTTGGCGCTTTTACAGAATAGCTATAATCATTAAAATCATTATAAAACTCCTGACCTGAAGTATGAGGCAGATCATCCCATTTATTGTAATCATCAAAAACAGAAACGCGAGGATAGCTATATGCTACAAAAAATGTCGAGTTATCGATTTGCCCTTCTCTTCCGCTAAGTTTTGATAAAGGATAATTCCAATCCATATCAATTGTAATTTTGCCATGCGGAGGTAAAGGTTTTTTCATTTTTACCACTCCTACTGTCCCCCAGTTTTTAGCATCTTCCTTATAAACTATTCCTTCAATTTTTAAAGCTGTAATTGTTAAACCATCGGTAAAAAAATCATCACTATTTTCTACCGCTCGTTGTGAGTTTTTTTTATGAATATTATTCACAAATCTAATTCGTAAATTTTTTAACGTATCATTACTATTGTTTTCATATACAATAGTTTCGGTTCCGCTAACAATTTTTGTAATGGCATTTACCTGAAGTGCGATAGTATATTTTCCATGATTTTGCCAATAATTTTTACCCGGTTTTCCGTCCATAGAGCGAACGCCTTTGGTATACGACTCTTTAATATTCCGTGGCATATACAACTCTTGTGCAAAGCTATTTTGGGCCAAAAAGGCAAAGACTATAAATAGTAATTTGATTGATTGTTTTTTCATAAACTGTTTTTAAGATTTTGATGATTAATTGATTATAACATTAGTTGATGTTTTTCTTTTAAAGTTACAATTCTATATAAAAATATAGTATTTCAAAACAAAAAAACATCTGATTCTTAAAAAGAAAAAGATGTTTATAAATTTAATGACAATAATTATGAACCCAAATTTTATTTAATTCTAGTATAGTAAAACTCCTTATTCTCTATTTCAATCACTTTTCTGCCTGAAGAAGTTACATTACCGGTATGAATTAGACGAAGACTATTTAAAGATTCATCTATTATAAAAGTCCATAATTCGTTTCCTGAATTTATCATTTCTGTCACAGAATTAGTATTATCAAAACCATCATAAAATTTAATTTCATCTGTTTTGAGTAATATTGTTTCTTTTGTTTTTATATTTTTGACATAATACGCAACTTCCTGATTGGTAATTACCATCAAAGTATCATTAAGTTTACTATTTTTTAAATCTTTGCGTGTCCAGATTGGTTCGCTACCATTTAGATTCCATTTTCCTATTATTTTATTAATGAGGTTTTCTCTAAGAATAGGTTTAATTCAGTCGATTTTATTTTTTGACTTTTTTCCAATTTCCGATTTGGGATTTATTTTGTAGGCAAATAAAAGAGGTTCTATGGCTTTATTGAATTGTTTTTTCTGGAAGTAAGATAATCCTAAATTATATTTATTTTCCTGAAGCCATATTTTTTGATCATTTTGAGACCAGGAGTTTAATGCGAATAAGAGAAGAAATATAATTGTAATTTTTTTCATTTTTGACTTCATTTTTATTAATTAAAAAAGTAGTAAAAATAATACAATTAAATCATTTAACAAGAAAATACTTTTTTATATTAAAAATAAAAACCGTCTAATTCTAAAAAAGAAAAAGACGGCATCTACAATTAATATATAACCTTGATCGCTACAAAATATAATCGGTATTAATAAAATTCGACTCTTTGCTATTTAGCAATTCCTGAAGAATTTCATTATTATAAGCGATATCTTTTGAAGCTACAAACGTACGGATTGAGAATGAACGTAATGCATCCGGAATACTCAATGTTCCTACAGCAGAATCTTTACGACCTGTAAACGGGAACGCGTCCGGACCTCTCTGGCAAGAACTGTTGAGGTTTACTCTACAAACCAAATTCACTAAAGAGTCAATAAGCGGTGCTAAAGTCTTGATATCTTTACCAAACAAACTTACTTGTTGTCCGTAATTAGACTCTGCCATATCTTCTAGTGGCTCATTGATATCTTTAAAAGCAATAATTGGCACTACTGGTCCAAATTGCTCTTCGTGATACACACGCATATCTTTGTTTACAGGATATAAAACAGCTGGAAAAATATAATTCTCAGAATGTTTTCCTCCTTTTTCATTTAATATTTTTGCTCCTTTATGAGTAGCATCATCAATTAATCCCTGAATATAATTTGGTTTTTCAGTTTCAGGAAGTGGTGTTAATGAAGCTCCTTTTTCCCATGGATTTCCAAATACCAAACCATCTACTTTTTCAGCAAAACGCTTGTTAAATTCATCAACAATAGATTCATGTACATATAATACTTTTAAAGCCGTACAACGCTGACCATTGAAAGACAAAGATCCCGCAATACACTCCTGAATAGCCAAGTCTAAGTCGGCATCCGGTAATATAATCGCTGGGTTTTTAGCCTCTAATCCTAAAATCAAACGTAATCTGTTTTTATTTGGATGCT encodes:
- a CDS encoding tetratricopeptide repeat protein is translated as MKKITIIFLLLFALNSWSQNDQKIWLQENKYNLGLSYFQKKQFNKAIEPLLFAYKINPKSEIGKKSKNKID
- a CDS encoding NADP-dependent glyceraldehyde-3-phosphate dehydrogenase; translated protein: MSLIPEEYEIKTLINQDTYLVNGELKPWTGQTTPVFSTISSTEKYTPTLLGSIPFMAEKEATEVVEAANAAYNKGQGLWPTMKVVDRIKCMENFVRQMKETRQEVVKLLMWEIGKNLGDSEKEFDRTVEYIYDTIASYKELNGRSSHFEKVQGVNAMIRRGPLGVVLCLGPYNYPLNETFSLLIPALIMGNTVIFKPAKHGVLCISPLLEAFRSSFPKGVINIVYGRGREVASPIMKSGKIDVLALIGNSKSAIALQDQHPNKNRLRLILGLEAKNPAIILPDADLDLAIQECIAGSLSFNGQRCTALKVLYVHESIVDEFNKRFAEKVDGLVFGNPWEKGASLTPLPETEKPNYIQGLIDDATHKGAKILNEKGGKHSENYIFPAVLYPVNKDMRVYHEEQFGPVVPIIAFKDINEPLEDMAESNYGQQVSLFGKDIKTLAPLIDSLVNLVCRVNLNSSCQRGPDAFPFTGRKDSAVGTLSIPDALRSFSIRTFVASKDIAYNNEILQELLNSKESNFINTDYIL